A genomic window from Natrinema sp. HArc-T2 includes:
- a CDS encoding rhomboid family intramembrane serine protease codes for MRTLGVLLAVVVAASLIGSIAVVRWVHRPARDWYDVARARLVYGIPWGSLVVIAFVLAVYLFVQSGLADFDDPVTIPFRTWSYFYPLGMATASFSHAGPGHLIGNLAGTAVVAPIAEYAWGHYPDERDPVRTDSWAVDPRVRAVVVFPLAVIGVGLVMSLFALGPVIGFSGVVFALAGFAIVHYPIATIIATLGVQSAVLRLYYALQEPIRVYTAEPSPPSAPSWAGIAIQGHALGLFVGFVLGIALLKRRHSRPDPLRLWLAVLLFGFSKGLWAIYWFGAENTFVLYQGPGVAVVAVLALVVTLSMTASDTPLLPPRLQRLVSQSPNDSDLPSVARSLELAGTARDRVVTARIDRVRELVRGTGDHEPSLSKLTRRRAALLAVVVVLAILAGMAVPANFLVVDDATASSDSALQIRDYTVEYVEGVPNELVTGIGIEAIESDDGLESSGVVVASERREIWLEVISTQRLAFTGEETVTVGGPGWREDVHVERAGWEPVGNDTVYQVWLWEDGDDRQLAYESNDSRAEARIAGRNVTVSSDGGTFALAVTSSDGNETDAVATTPIPAANETATAGGLTFERDEKTIYAAADGTRVAIASKETYNGS; via the coding sequence ATGCGCACCCTCGGGGTCCTGCTCGCGGTCGTCGTCGCCGCGTCGCTGATCGGGTCGATCGCGGTCGTCAGGTGGGTTCATCGACCGGCGCGAGACTGGTACGACGTGGCTCGAGCGCGACTCGTCTACGGGATTCCGTGGGGCTCGCTCGTCGTGATCGCGTTCGTCCTCGCTGTCTACCTGTTCGTCCAGAGCGGGCTGGCAGACTTCGACGATCCCGTGACGATTCCCTTCCGCACCTGGTCGTACTTCTATCCGCTCGGGATGGCGACGGCGTCGTTTTCCCACGCCGGGCCGGGCCATCTCATCGGGAACCTCGCTGGAACCGCCGTCGTCGCGCCGATCGCCGAGTACGCCTGGGGCCACTATCCGGACGAGCGCGATCCGGTACGAACCGATTCGTGGGCCGTCGATCCGCGCGTCCGGGCGGTCGTCGTCTTCCCGCTTGCCGTCATCGGGGTCGGACTCGTGATGAGCCTGTTCGCGCTCGGCCCCGTGATCGGCTTTTCGGGCGTCGTCTTCGCACTCGCCGGCTTCGCGATCGTCCACTACCCGATCGCGACGATTATCGCGACGCTCGGCGTCCAGAGCGCCGTCTTGCGCCTTTACTACGCGCTGCAAGAGCCCATCCGCGTCTACACGGCAGAGCCCAGCCCACCGTCGGCACCCTCCTGGGCCGGCATCGCCATCCAGGGCCACGCGCTCGGGCTCTTCGTCGGCTTCGTCCTCGGAATCGCCCTCCTCAAGCGCCGCCACAGCCGTCCCGATCCGCTACGGCTCTGGCTCGCCGTCCTGTTGTTTGGCTTCTCGAAGGGGCTGTGGGCGATCTACTGGTTCGGTGCCGAGAACACGTTCGTGCTCTACCAGGGACCCGGCGTCGCTGTCGTCGCGGTGCTCGCACTCGTGGTCACGCTGTCGATGACCGCCTCCGACACACCCCTGCTCCCGCCGCGACTCCAGAGGCTGGTCTCGCAGTCGCCCAACGATAGCGATTTGCCATCGGTCGCCAGATCGCTCGAGCTCGCCGGCACTGCCCGCGATCGCGTCGTTACGGCCCGTATCGATCGCGTGCGCGAGCTTGTCCGCGGAACCGGCGATCACGAGCCGAGTTTGTCGAAACTAACTCGCAGGCGAGCCGCCCTTCTTGCAGTCGTCGTCGTGCTCGCGATTCTCGCCGGCATGGCTGTCCCCGCGAATTTCCTCGTCGTCGACGACGCGACGGCATCGTCGGATTCAGCCCTTCAGATCCGGGACTACACGGTCGAGTACGTCGAAGGCGTCCCGAACGAGCTCGTCACTGGGATCGGCATCGAGGCCATCGAGAGCGACGACGGCCTCGAGTCGAGCGGGGTGGTCGTCGCCAGCGAGCGCCGCGAGATCTGGCTCGAGGTGATCAGCACCCAGCGTCTCGCCTTTACCGGCGAGGAAACGGTCACTGTCGGCGGCCCCGGCTGGCGCGAGGACGTCCACGTCGAGCGCGCCGGCTGGGAGCCGGTCGGCAACGACACTGTCTATCAGGTCTGGCTGTGGGAAGACGGCGACGATCGCCAACTCGCGTACGAATCCAACGATTCGCGGGCCGAGGCGCGGATTGCCGGTCGAAACGTAACCGTCAGCTCCGACGGCGGGACGTTCGCCCTCGCGGTCACCTCGAGCGACGGGAACGAAACTGACGCTGTCGCGACGACGCCGATTCCGGCAGCAAACGAGACGGCAACGGCAGGCGGGCTGACCTTCGAGCGCGACGAGAAGACGATCTACGCGGCCGCCGACGGAACGCGGGTCGCGATCGCAAGCAAGGAGACGTACAACGGGTCGTGA
- a CDS encoding METTL5 family protein, producing MSSPSRRTLARRLESVADFAEPSAHLEQYLTPPELAAHLCHLAGLQGDLERRVVDLGTGTGMLAIAATLAGSDDVAAIDVDADALAVARRNERSVVEDASEDNGSPIAWLRGDVTRHPFSCTDATVLSNPPFGAQRGNRHADRDFLETAREIGAVSYTIHNEGSQSFVESFAADEGGTVTHAFRAAFPLPKQFDFHTEAETTLEAEVFRIEWPTRA from the coding sequence ATGTCCAGTCCCTCTCGGCGCACGCTCGCCCGTCGACTCGAGTCGGTCGCGGACTTCGCGGAGCCGTCGGCTCACCTCGAGCAGTATCTCACCCCGCCGGAACTGGCCGCCCATCTCTGCCATCTGGCAGGGTTACAGGGCGACCTCGAGAGACGAGTCGTCGACCTCGGGACCGGCACGGGAATGCTCGCGATCGCAGCGACACTGGCCGGGAGCGACGACGTCGCGGCGATCGACGTCGACGCCGATGCGCTCGCGGTCGCCCGGCGAAACGAGCGGTCGGTCGTCGAAGACGCCAGTGAGGACAACGGCAGTCCGATCGCGTGGCTCCGCGGCGATGTCACCCGCCATCCGTTTTCGTGTACCGACGCCACCGTTCTCTCGAACCCGCCCTTCGGTGCACAGCGCGGGAATCGACACGCGGATCGGGACTTTCTGGAGACGGCACGTGAGATCGGGGCGGTCTCCTATACGATCCATAACGAGGGCAGCCAGTCGTTCGTCGAGTCGTTCGCCGCCGACGAAGGCGGGACGGTGACCCACGCGTTCCGGGCGGCGTTCCCGCTGCCCAAGCAGTTCGACTTTCATACCGAAGCCGAGACGACGCTCGAGGCGGAGGTCTTCCGCATCGAGTGGCCGACACGAGCGTAA
- a CDS encoding response regulator: MAGDTNTVLVADDDPAVAARLRSWLAEDYRVVTTTDGDETLALLEDADAVLVDPALRTESGSVVAAELERRATAQTVAVLRDDQHQHGSDYQPTAGDSLTKPVDETQLLETVDSLVRRARYDELIAECTSLATKHGALETGDDLTDEDHETVQQQLDDVFSELDELVDSFDSDDFRAAFATCEFSTTTQPRRASEQS, from the coding sequence ATGGCTGGTGATACGAACACCGTTCTCGTCGCAGACGACGACCCCGCCGTCGCTGCTCGGTTGCGATCGTGGCTCGCCGAGGACTACCGAGTTGTGACGACGACTGATGGCGACGAGACGCTCGCACTTCTCGAGGATGCTGACGCAGTGCTGGTCGACCCCGCTCTCCGGACGGAGTCGGGCTCGGTCGTCGCAGCCGAACTCGAACGCCGCGCGACAGCACAGACGGTCGCAGTGCTCCGTGACGACCAGCACCAGCACGGCTCGGACTATCAGCCCACTGCCGGCGATTCGCTCACCAAACCCGTCGACGAGACACAGCTTCTCGAGACTGTCGACAGCCTGGTTCGTCGTGCCCGATACGACGAACTGATCGCGGAGTGTACGTCGCTTGCGACCAAACACGGCGCGCTCGAAACCGGAGACGATCTCACAGACGAAGACCACGAAACGGTCCAACAGCAACTCGACGACGTGTTTTCGGAACTCGACGAACTGGTCGACTCGTTCGACAGCGACGACTTTCGGGCCGCGTTCGCGACATGTGAGTTCTCGACGACGACACAGCCACGGCGGGCAAGCGAGCAATCCTGA
- a CDS encoding sulfite oxidase-like oxidoreductase encodes METTDVTDLYQEFGDERLPPGQRETDAFPVLSKSATPDWDPETWEFTVTGAVDEELTFSWEEFRSLPSVTQRQDFHCVTGWSKFDCEFTGVSFPTLAERAGVHDDVVHVLFSALDDYTTDLPLEDCMREEVLFTWAFDGEELPADHGGPLRVVTPHKYAYKGAKWVDGIEFLTEPQRGYWERRGYSLTADPWQEERYS; translated from the coding sequence ATGGAGACGACTGACGTCACGGACCTCTACCAGGAGTTCGGCGACGAGCGACTGCCGCCGGGACAGCGTGAGACGGACGCGTTCCCCGTCCTCTCGAAGAGTGCGACGCCCGACTGGGATCCCGAGACGTGGGAGTTTACCGTCACTGGAGCGGTCGACGAGGAACTGACGTTTTCGTGGGAGGAGTTCCGATCGCTGCCGAGTGTCACCCAGCGCCAGGACTTTCACTGCGTCACTGGCTGGAGCAAGTTCGACTGTGAGTTCACGGGAGTCTCCTTTCCCACGCTCGCCGAACGGGCCGGCGTCCACGACGATGTCGTCCATGTGCTGTTTTCCGCACTGGACGACTACACCACGGATCTGCCGCTCGAGGACTGCATGCGCGAGGAGGTCCTGTTTACGTGGGCGTTCGACGGCGAGGAACTGCCCGCAGACCACGGCGGCCCGCTTCGGGTAGTGACGCCACACAAATACGCCTACAAGGGCGCGAAATGGGTCGATGGCATCGAGTTTCTCACCGAACCCCAGCGGGGCTACTGGGAACGGCGGGGCTACTCGCTGACTGCGGACCCGTGGCAGGAAGAACGCTACAGCTAG
- a CDS encoding zinc finger domain-containing protein, which produces MEECPRCGGAIEELSLGEVSTVICSRCGFADIPVEHQPTGEEHESWRDALNRFYEQSTDR; this is translated from the coding sequence ATGGAGGAGTGTCCACGGTGTGGAGGTGCCATCGAAGAACTCTCGCTCGGCGAGGTATCGACGGTCATATGTTCTCGCTGTGGGTTCGCTGACATTCCTGTCGAACATCAGCCGACCGGCGAGGAGCACGAGTCGTGGCGCGATGCACTCAACCGATTTTACGAGCAGTCGACCGATCGCTGA
- a CDS encoding DNA-directed RNA polymerase subunit L, giving the protein MELRVTESTEDELSIEIAGEDHTFMNVLKGALLEHDDVSAATYDVNPEQSGGQTEPILTIKTESGADPLGCLEDAAVTVREKATSFRDAFEAAA; this is encoded by the coding sequence ATGGAACTGCGGGTCACCGAGAGCACCGAGGACGAACTCTCGATCGAGATCGCCGGCGAGGACCACACGTTCATGAACGTGCTCAAGGGTGCGCTGCTCGAGCACGACGACGTGAGCGCAGCAACCTACGACGTCAACCCCGAACAGTCGGGTGGCCAGACCGAGCCCATCCTGACGATCAAGACCGAAAGTGGGGCCGACCCCCTCGGGTGTCTCGAAGACGCGGCTGTGACCGTCCGCGAGAAGGCGACATCGTTTCGCGACGCGTTCGAAGCGGCTGCATAA
- a CDS encoding isochorismate synthase MenF gives MDRSSGEGRLTGETESVDGTVDLVSRSRELETAALGAVLEDETASRIQWATPDGLEIVGRGVAARFTAAGTDRFDRIRTQASRAFDGLAHDGPEHARPRAFGGFSFHDGHEAGPPWTGFDAASFVVPKLFVTRSDGETWLTAVGEHSETVADRLERWHDRLMNQPATRSANATPGVDATRRTTSQAAWTEQVDTALERIDDGRLMKVVLAQSLSVDLEQPIDVPATLERLHRRYPNCYRFLVDHDVGGTFFGAPPERLVSKRGAHVETEALAGSVPRGDTSTEDEAHVERMRADAKFQQEHGLVVDAIREQLAPLARELTVSEQTIRRLATIQHLRTPIEATLEGDRHVLELVEALHPTPAVGGVPPDAAWETIRDTEPFDRGWYAAPVGWFDTAGDGEFAVGLRSGVATDATVTLFAGNGIVADSDPDEEWDEVQLKFRPILDELR, from the coding sequence ATGGACCGATCGTCGGGCGAGGGTCGACTAACGGGGGAGACCGAGTCGGTTGACGGCACCGTCGACCTCGTCAGCCGGAGTCGCGAACTCGAGACCGCCGCGCTCGGTGCGGTGCTCGAGGATGAGACCGCGTCGAGAATTCAGTGGGCCACACCCGACGGCCTCGAGATCGTCGGTCGCGGCGTTGCCGCCCGCTTTACCGCTGCCGGCACCGACCGATTCGATCGGATTCGAACGCAGGCGAGCCGTGCCTTCGACGGACTCGCACACGATGGCCCCGAACACGCGCGACCGCGGGCGTTCGGCGGCTTCTCCTTTCACGACGGCCACGAAGCCGGCCCACCCTGGACCGGCTTCGACGCGGCCTCCTTTGTCGTCCCGAAACTGTTCGTGACCCGCAGCGACGGCGAGACGTGGCTGACCGCCGTCGGAGAACACAGCGAGACGGTTGCTGACCGTCTCGAGCGCTGGCACGATCGCCTGATGAACCAGCCGGCGACGCGATCAGCCAACGCGACCCCCGGCGTCGACGCGACACGGCGGACGACCTCGCAGGCCGCCTGGACCGAACAGGTCGACACCGCTCTCGAGCGGATCGACGACGGTCGACTCATGAAAGTCGTCCTCGCACAGTCACTCTCAGTCGACCTCGAGCAGCCGATCGACGTGCCGGCGACGCTCGAGCGGCTCCACCGGCGGTATCCGAACTGTTATCGCTTCTTGGTCGATCACGATGTCGGTGGCACGTTCTTCGGCGCGCCACCCGAGCGACTGGTTTCGAAACGCGGCGCACACGTCGAGACGGAGGCGCTGGCCGGGTCGGTTCCCCGGGGGGACACGTCGACCGAAGACGAGGCACACGTCGAACGGATGCGCGCCGACGCGAAATTCCAGCAGGAACACGGCCTCGTCGTCGACGCGATCCGCGAGCAACTCGCACCGCTCGCACGCGAACTCACCGTGAGCGAGCAGACGATCCGCCGGTTGGCGACCATTCAACATCTGCGGACGCCGATCGAAGCCACGCTCGAGGGTGATCGTCACGTCCTCGAGCTCGTCGAGGCGTTGCACCCGACGCCCGCGGTCGGCGGCGTCCCACCCGATGCAGCCTGGGAGACAATCCGCGACACGGAGCCGTTCGACCGTGGCTGGTACGCCGCGCCGGTCGGCTGGTTCGACACCGCCGGCGACGGCGAGTTCGCGGTCGGACTCCGCTCTGGCGTCGCAACCGACGCAACGGTGACGCTGTTTGCGGGCAACGGGATCGTCGCCGACAGCGACCCCGACGAGGAGTGGGACGAAGTCCAGCTGAAGTTCCGACCGATTCTCGACGAACTGCGGTAG
- a CDS encoding permease, with product MAAEQAPDGYLFDLYRRYIGEPEDRTDVYVGFGLFLGGIGLAVVALLLFLWGNTNPARSASYFAWVGPAYGLAMVAVPVLMLGIVTLLPAERRVLYTSIGGATITLAAVAGFLSVYPHHWNGYGNDYTVQVVAVYAVGLAGITASTGAALIAHYLDMAQQADVVVSDEEDDDPDVTDTEVQQDIDDAMDGVELSWGGVEKTEHKRLSFSEDDFDDVSVDTNAGTTTTRSSGVDAQVAGLKGLKGGETKQTTSSSTVDDQTAKLKELREQQRAEELATADESSAVETVTSPVSKLFGRIRDLMKRN from the coding sequence ATGGCAGCGGAACAGGCCCCTGACGGGTATCTCTTCGACCTCTATCGTCGATACATCGGTGAACCGGAGGATCGAACCGACGTCTACGTCGGCTTCGGTCTGTTCCTGGGCGGGATCGGGCTGGCAGTCGTCGCACTGTTGCTCTTTCTCTGGGGCAATACGAACCCGGCCAGATCCGCCAGCTACTTCGCGTGGGTCGGTCCCGCGTACGGACTCGCGATGGTGGCCGTCCCCGTCTTGATGCTCGGGATCGTCACGCTCCTGCCGGCGGAACGACGGGTACTGTATACGTCGATCGGCGGTGCAACGATCACTCTCGCTGCGGTCGCCGGTTTCCTCTCCGTCTATCCACACCACTGGAACGGCTACGGAAACGACTACACCGTTCAGGTAGTTGCGGTGTACGCCGTCGGACTCGCCGGCATCACCGCCTCGACGGGTGCAGCACTGATCGCCCACTATCTCGATATGGCACAGCAAGCCGACGTGGTGGTGTCCGACGAGGAAGACGACGACCCCGACGTAACCGATACAGAGGTCCAACAGGACATCGACGACGCGATGGACGGCGTCGAACTCTCGTGGGGCGGCGTCGAGAAGACCGAACACAAACGGCTGAGCTTCTCCGAGGACGATTTCGACGATGTCAGCGTCGACACCAACGCCGGCACTACGACGACGCGGTCGTCGGGCGTCGACGCGCAAGTCGCCGGCCTCAAAGGACTGAAAGGCGGCGAAACGAAGCAGACGACCTCGAGTTCGACGGTCGACGACCAGACGGCGAAACTCAAAGAGCTCCGCGAGCAACAGCGAGCTGAAGAACTGGCGACGGCAGACGAGAGTAGTGCCGTCGAGACGGTGACGTCTCCGGTCTCGAAGCTATTCGGACGGATCCGCGACCTGATGAAGCGAAATTAA
- the hisF gene encoding imidazole glycerol phosphate synthase subunit HisF — MVLTKRIIPCIDVDLDDDGNPAVYTGVNFEDLKYTGDPVEMARAYNQAGADEFVFLDITASAEGRETMLDVVRDVADEVFIPLTVGGGIRTTDDIKETLRAGADKVSITTGALERPELINEGAQAFGNQCIVISVDAKRRFDEQGEHYVEIDGESCWFECTKKGGREGTGIDVLEWAAEAESRGAGELFVNSIDKDGTKDGYDLPLTNAVTDTVDTPVIASSGCGSPEDMYDVFTEAGADAGLAASIFHFDEYSIEETKAYLDEHGVPVRR, encoded by the coding sequence ATGGTCCTGACCAAACGAATTATCCCCTGTATCGACGTGGACCTCGATGACGACGGGAATCCAGCGGTCTACACCGGCGTCAACTTCGAGGATCTGAAATACACCGGCGATCCGGTCGAGATGGCGCGTGCATACAATCAGGCTGGCGCGGACGAGTTCGTCTTCCTCGACATCACCGCTTCCGCGGAGGGCCGCGAGACGATGCTCGACGTCGTCCGTGACGTCGCCGACGAGGTCTTCATCCCGCTGACGGTCGGCGGCGGCATCCGTACCACCGACGACATCAAAGAGACCCTGCGGGCCGGCGCGGACAAGGTCTCGATCACCACCGGCGCGCTCGAGCGCCCCGAACTCATCAACGAAGGCGCACAAGCCTTCGGCAACCAGTGTATCGTCATCAGCGTCGACGCCAAACGGCGCTTCGACGAACAGGGCGAACATTACGTCGAGATCGACGGCGAGTCCTGCTGGTTCGAGTGCACGAAGAAAGGTGGCCGCGAAGGGACCGGGATCGACGTCCTCGAGTGGGCCGCCGAGGCCGAGTCCCGGGGTGCGGGCGAACTCTTCGTCAACTCGATCGACAAAGACGGCACGAAAGACGGCTACGACCTGCCGCTGACGAACGCAGTCACCGACACCGTCGACACGCCGGTGATCGCCTCCTCGGGCTGTGGCAGTCCCGAAGACATGTACGACGTGTTCACCGAGGCCGGTGCCGACGCCGGCCTCGCGGCCTCGATCTTCCACTTCGACGAGTACTCGATCGAGGAGACGAAAGCCTATCTCGACGAGCACGGCGTCCCGGTGCGACGCTGA
- a CDS encoding ribbon-helix-helix domain-containing protein, producing MPKVEITIPEHLEMQIAQMVERGEFVNREEAIEDLLSTGIKAYKTSGPMDEDEGATGGTGLEDDGMMGHDDEYVF from the coding sequence ATGCCGAAAGTAGAGATCACTATCCCGGAGCACCTCGAGATGCAGATCGCGCAGATGGTCGAACGCGGTGAGTTCGTCAACCGCGAGGAAGCGATCGAGGACCTCCTATCGACGGGTATCAAGGCCTACAAGACGAGTGGACCGATGGACGAAGACGAGGGCGCAACTGGCGGAACCGGCCTCGAAGACGACGGCATGATGGGCCACGACGACGAATACGTCTTCTAA
- a CDS encoding 1,4-dihydroxy-2-naphthoyl-CoA synthase, whose product MVSDLFDPAQWEPTDLNDEFRDITYHRAVDSGTVRIAFDRPDVRNAFRPGTVDELYDALDHAKRQTDVGCILLTGNGPSSKDGGWAFCSGGDQTIRGEDGYQYEGDEERASEQGRLHILEVQRLIRHIPKVVVCVVPGWAVGGGHSLHVVCDLTLASEEHAKFLQTDPDVASYDAGFGSAYLAKQIGQKKAREVFFLGKTYSAAEAEEMGMVNEVVPHEELEETALEWGQRINSKSPTAMRMLKYAFNMTDDGMIGQQVFAGEATRLGYMTDEAKEGRDAFVEGRDPEFDEFPWHY is encoded by the coding sequence ATGGTTTCGGACCTCTTCGATCCGGCACAGTGGGAGCCGACGGACCTGAACGACGAGTTCAGAGACATTACCTACCACCGCGCGGTCGACTCCGGAACGGTGCGGATCGCGTTTGACCGGCCTGACGTTCGCAACGCCTTCCGGCCCGGAACGGTCGACGAGCTGTACGACGCCCTGGATCACGCGAAACGGCAGACTGACGTGGGCTGTATCCTGCTGACCGGCAACGGCCCCTCCTCGAAAGACGGCGGCTGGGCCTTCTGTTCGGGGGGCGACCAGACGATCCGCGGCGAAGATGGCTACCAGTACGAAGGCGACGAAGAACGGGCCTCGGAGCAGGGCCGACTGCATATCCTCGAGGTCCAGCGGTTGATCCGTCACATTCCGAAGGTCGTCGTCTGCGTCGTCCCTGGCTGGGCCGTCGGCGGCGGTCACTCGCTGCACGTCGTCTGTGATCTGACTCTCGCGAGCGAAGAACACGCGAAGTTCCTCCAGACCGACCCCGACGTGGCCAGTTACGACGCCGGCTTCGGTTCGGCCTACCTCGCCAAGCAGATCGGCCAGAAGAAGGCCCGCGAGGTGTTCTTCCTCGGGAAGACCTACTCCGCCGCGGAAGCCGAAGAGATGGGAATGGTCAACGAGGTCGTCCCCCACGAGGAGTTAGAGGAGACGGCCCTCGAGTGGGGGCAGCGAATCAATTCGAAGAGCCCGACGGCGATGCGGATGCTCAAGTACGCTTTCAATATGACCGACGACGGGATGATCGGCCAGCAAGTCTTTGCCGGCGAGGCGACGCGGCTGGGCTACATGACCGACGAGGCGAAGGAAGGCCGGGACGCCTTCGTCGAAGGGCGCGATCCCGAGTTCGACGAGTTCCCGTGGCACTACTGA
- the menD gene encoding 2-succinyl-5-enolpyruvyl-6-hydroxy-3-cyclohexene-1-carboxylic-acid synthase: protein MSAPNRATLWGRVLADELAKGGLEAVCIAPGSRSTPLTVAFAEHPEIDVYSHLDERSAAYFALGRARRTGEPTALVCTSGTAAANFHPAVMEADQARVPLLVLTADRPPELRDSGANQTVDQVKLYGDAVRWYTELPEPEADERKVRSLRTTAARALAETTGVPPGPVHLNCPFRKPLEPIDVPGDVPESFTDTLAATGRDGPFVETTGGTQTLADDDQQRLLGELEGADRPLIAVGPADPTALASLEPGAVTDLADRLGAPVLADPLSGLRYGPHVERPDEDSGEPRTVYGGYDAYIDALPAPDVVLRVGASPTSKRLRHWLRDADARQFLIDPAGAWREATFTATDLLAAEPGAVIDGLLEALDEREHAASATIPSVDDAWRARFDVAERCHWELCDEALAADALESNPFEGAILAAVIANAPDPATVFVSNSMPIRDADRFGRPQATDLTVLANRGASGIDGIASTALGAGSATDDPLVLVTGDLAFYHDSNGLLAVDRCDVDATIVLLDNDGGGIFHKLPIEEFDPPFTQQFKTPHGLEFDALADFYDLPFERVVPADFAAAYRDSLETPGTQVLAVEFESEESHRRREALADRVSDAVTSALSDDALDGSD from the coding sequence ATGTCTGCACCCAACCGTGCGACCCTCTGGGGTCGCGTCCTTGCCGACGAACTCGCAAAAGGCGGCCTCGAGGCCGTCTGTATCGCTCCCGGCAGCCGGTCGACGCCGTTGACGGTCGCGTTCGCCGAGCACCCTGAGATCGACGTTTATTCGCACTTAGACGAGCGCTCGGCGGCCTATTTCGCGCTCGGTCGCGCCCGCCGGACCGGGGAGCCGACGGCGCTGGTCTGTACCTCCGGGACGGCAGCCGCGAACTTCCATCCCGCCGTGATGGAAGCCGATCAGGCTCGCGTGCCGCTGCTCGTGCTCACCGCTGACCGTCCGCCCGAGTTACGCGACAGCGGCGCGAACCAGACCGTCGATCAGGTCAAACTCTACGGCGATGCGGTTCGGTGGTACACCGAACTGCCCGAACCCGAAGCCGACGAGCGGAAGGTGCGCAGTCTCCGGACGACCGCTGCCCGTGCGCTCGCGGAGACGACCGGCGTCCCGCCCGGCCCCGTCCACCTGAATTGTCCGTTCCGCAAGCCCCTCGAGCCGATCGACGTGCCCGGTGACGTCCCCGAATCGTTCACCGACACGCTGGCAGCAACAGGTCGAGACGGGCCGTTTGTCGAGACCACTGGCGGAACGCAGACACTCGCGGACGACGACCAGCAACGGCTACTGGGGGAGCTTGAGGGCGCTGACCGCCCGCTGATCGCCGTCGGTCCCGCCGATCCGACGGCTCTCGCCTCCCTCGAACCCGGCGCAGTCACCGACCTTGCCGATCGGCTCGGCGCGCCGGTCCTCGCGGACCCGCTTTCGGGGCTACGATACGGTCCACACGTCGAACGACCCGATGAGGACAGCGGCGAACCGCGGACGGTCTACGGCGGCTACGACGCCTACATCGACGCGCTGCCAGCGCCGGACGTCGTCCTCCGGGTTGGCGCGTCCCCAACGTCGAAGCGGCTCCGCCACTGGCTTCGAGACGCCGATGCCCGGCAGTTCTTGATCGACCCTGCGGGCGCGTGGCGAGAGGCGACGTTCACCGCGACTGACCTGCTCGCTGCCGAACCCGGTGCCGTGATCGACGGGCTGCTCGAGGCGCTCGACGAGCGCGAGCACGCCGCGTCGGCCACGATTCCGTCCGTTGACGACGCGTGGCGCGCCCGGTTCGACGTGGCCGAACGCTGTCACTGGGAACTTTGCGACGAGGCACTGGCTGCGGACGCACTCGAGTCCAACCCGTTCGAGGGTGCGATCCTCGCCGCGGTGATCGCGAACGCGCCAGATCCGGCGACGGTGTTCGTTTCAAATAGTATGCCGATCCGGGACGCAGACCGATTCGGTCGGCCGCAGGCGACCGACCTGACGGTGCTCGCCAATCGCGGCGCCAGCGGCATCGACGGCATCGCGAGCACGGCGCTCGGCGCCGGCAGCGCGACCGACGACCCGCTCGTACTGGTCACCGGCGATCTGGCCTTCTATCACGATTCGAACGGGCTGCTCGCGGTCGATCGCTGTGACGTGGACGCGACGATCGTGCTGCTGGACAACGACGGTGGTGGTATCTTCCACAAACTCCCGATCGAGGAGTTCGACCCACCCTTTACTCAGCAGTTCAAAACGCCCCACGGCCTCGAGTTCGACGCGCTCGCCGACTTCTACGACCTTCCCTTCGAGCGCGTTGTGCCCGCTGACTTCGCAGCCGCGTATCGCGACTCGCTCGAGACGCCGGGCACGCAGGTTCTCGCCGTCGAGTTCGAGTCCGAAGAGAGCCACCGGCGACGCGAAGCGCTCGCGGATCGCGTCTCTGATGCTGTGACGAGCGCACTCTCGGACGATGCGCTCGACGGGTCGGACTGA